One part of the Aspergillus luchuensis IFO 4308 DNA, chromosome 5, nearly complete sequence genome encodes these proteins:
- a CDS encoding uncharacterized protein (COG:S;~EggNog:ENOG410PN3S;~InterPro:IPR012674;~antiSMASH:Cluster_5.7) gives MAAPASKTIHDLNGSWTANNTLSESSADILKVQGVNWLTRKVIAMANVTLIISQSTDETGNIHLDIENKPSGGLPATQEKRVLNWEPVELNHGLFGNIRGRSRICKLADLDDDYLRQGWEDGTEEVMHFKTEHLDSKGVITQQVAGFIVIGGTRYHARRVLVTKDDGERLEAKLVYDYQG, from the exons ATGGCCGCTCCCGCTTCCAAGACCATCCACGACCTTAACGGCTCCTGGACTGCT AACAACACCCTCTCCGAGTCCTCAGCCGATATCCTCAAAGTCCAGGGCGTGAACTGGCTGACCCGCAAAGTCATTGCCATGGCCAACGTGACTCTGATCATCAGCCAGAGCACGGACGAGACCGGCAACATCCACCTCGACATCGAGAACAAGCCCAGTGGCGGCCTCCCCGCCACCCAGGAGAAGCGTGTCCTCAACTGGGAGCCCGTGGAGCTCAACCACGGCCTCTTCGGCAACATCCGCGGTCGCTCCCGCATCTGCAAGCTCGCCGACCTCGACGACGACTACCTCCGCCAGGGTTGGGAGGACGGAACCGAGGAGGTCATGCACTTCAAGACTGAGCACCTCGACTCCAAGGGCGTCATCACCCAGCAGGTCGCTGGCTTCATTGTCATTGGCGGCACTCGCTACCACGCTCGGCGGGTCCTCGTCAccaaggatgatggtgagaGGCTCGAGGCTAAGCTTGTCTATGACTACCAGGGTTAG
- a CDS encoding uncharacterized protein (COG:S;~EggNog:ENOG410PTE3;~antiSMASH:Cluster_5.7), whose protein sequence is MYAQSEKLPIHGQDRMHPQTRYDPPNHPPPQYDQAQYVQPQYGPPPTGQPHYGQSQYGQPQYGQPQYGQPHYGQQQYTQPQYGQTQYGQPQYGQPQYGQTPYGQLQPGPNPVFGGQPTPDPRYDSQAGMATMGGPLPLPVVIPQQRPGSQERGFMAAYAPSLESCGIDQRSFLRFIDETNTALEGNKYLAGVQVVSLGVGFTPEVIVMGVAAAVQAGAWVANKGYVRGKTNNVMDKYNRELFAPNGLFCMIMKHDPELKEPKNSSRLKQLASMAVNGSSNGGGSAWMRNHISGSTQGPSGLPTAVAPLVYMDNRRQHKNYLSDSPPSASPAPERDVVPPAGGKVSTKEKAKKAFDNFNDYLDRRARAKYMAENGNDALSGPAGRGFSNRYLDPNHPAVNGGLIGVLSGGVLSPTPEQRAQKKAARIDEEERRVLDEYNDRKERILNDRRSQSETDRELRRLDKDYEPRLEVFRKKRRELEGGKRSIKSNILYLMIVNLPSDATLAAASSKLDQEYGHSVTTETMPPPAY, encoded by the exons ATGTACGCGCAGTCCGAGAAGTTGCCCATACATGGGCAGGATCGCATGCATCCACAAACACGATACGACCCACCTAACCACCCGCCTCCTCAATACGATCAAGCCCAGTACGTACAGCCTCAGTATGGACCTCCCCCAACTGGACAACCTCATTACGGACAATCACAATACGGTCAACCTCAATATGGCCAACCCCAATATGGTCAACCACATTACGGTCAGCAACAATATACCCAGCCCCAATATGGCCAAACGCAATATGGCCAACCTCAGTATGGCCAGCCACAGTATGGACAAACACCGTACGGACAGCTTCAGCCCGGTCCCAACCCCGTGTTTGGAGGGCAGCCCACCCCAGACCCCCGATACGACTCACAAGCCGGGATGGCCACCATGGGAGGGCCATTGCCTCTTCCCGTCGTGATCCCACAGCAGCGCCCCGGGTCTCAGGAGCGAGGCTTCATGGCCGCCTATGCGCCATCTCTAGAGTCGTGCGGCATCGACCAAAGGTCGTTCCTGCGCTTCATCGACGAGACCAACACGGCTTTGGAGGGCAACAAGTACCTCGCCGGTGTGCAAGTCGTCTCACTTGGCGTGGGCTTCACCCCCGAGGTCATCGTCATGGGCGTGGCCGCGGCAGTGCAAGCAGGTGCCTGGGTAGCCAACAAGGGCTACGTCAGAGGAAA GACCAACAACGTCATGGACAAGTACAACCGCGAGCTTTTCGCTCCCAACGGTCTGTTCTGCATGATTATGAAACATGATCCGGAACTCAAGGAGCCCAAGAATTCCAGCCGTCTGAAGCAACTCGCCTCAATGGCTGTCAACGGCTCAAGCAATGGCGGGGGCAGTGCATGGATGCGTAACCACATTTCAGGTTCGACGCAGGGACCTAGCGGTCTTCCTACAGCCGTCGCACCGCTTGTCTACATGGACAACCGCCGCCAACACAAGAACTACCTGTCTGATTCTCCTCCGTCGGCTTCACCGGCCCCCGAGAGGGATGTCGTTCCCCCCGCCGGAGGCAAGGTTTCAACCAAGgaaaaggccaagaaggcctTTGACAACTTCAACGACTACCTCGACCGTCGCGCTCGCGCAAAGTACATGGCCGAGAACGGCAACGACGCGCTGAGCGGGCCGGCGGGTCGTGGCTTCAGCAATCGGTACCTGGATCCCAATCATCCGGCCGTCAACGGAGGTCTGATTGGCGTGCTTTCCGGCGGCGTGTTGAGCCCTACCCCAGAGCAGCGTgcgcagaagaaggccgccaggattgatgaagaggagaggagagtcCTTGACGAATACAACGACCGGAAGGAGCGCATCTTGAACGATCGACGTAGTCAATCCGAGACGGATCGCGAGTTGAGGCGGTTGGACAAGGACTATGAGCCTCGTCTGGAGGTGTTCcgcaagaagagaagggagcTGGAAGGTGGCAAACGATCCATCAAGAGT AACATTTTATACCTGATGATTGTCAACCTTCCTTCGGACGCTACTCTTGCTGCCGCTTCGTCGAAGCTGGACCAGGAATATGGTCATAGTGTCACGACGGAGACgatgccaccaccagcgTACTAA
- a CDS encoding cytochrome P450 (COG:Q;~EggNog:ENOG410PGYE;~InterPro:IPR002402,IPR002974,IPR036396,IPR017972, IPR001128;~PFAM:PF00067;~SECRETED:SignalP(1-21);~SMCOG1034:cytochrome P450;~antiSMASH:Cluster_5.7;~go_function: GO:0004497 - monooxygenase activity [Evidence IEA];~go_function: GO:0005506 - iron ion binding [Evidence IEA];~go_function: GO:0016705 - oxidoreductase activity, acting on paired donors, with incorporation or reduction of molecular oxygen [Evidence IEA];~go_function: GO:0016712 - oxidoreductase activity, acting on paired donors, with incorporation or reduction of molecular oxygen, reduced flavin or flavoprotein as one donor, and incorporation of one atom of oxygen [Evidence IEA];~go_function: GO:0020037 - heme binding [Evidence IEA];~go_process: GO:0055114 - oxidation-reduction process [Evidence IEA]) has product MGLKTLFLVLAGLTFIARIVSEKWRHYQNAKRLGCRPAPMAPSQDPLAIGDILEIIQADKNKVVPELLESRTNIMRDIAGRYVSTFRLKRGLGENMLTFDPENLQAMLAKQFKDFSVGGERLGCMGPLLGKGIFINDGAEWSHSRTMLRPQFTRDQISDLRLEERHVQNAMRAIPAAGSNGWTEVDIQSIYFRLTLDSATELLFGESCYSQLAAMGDAEDHMASGGKVTDFGKYFDRAQWYMAQRLRLPRMKFLYDGKEFRTCCQEVHRFVDECVAKALHDHKKKQQPEEGASEHYIFVHAMAATTKDPIELRSQLLNVLLAGRDTTAALLSWTTLLLSRHPEVFRKLREAIIADFGTYENPQNITFATLKACTYLQQVMSETLRLFPPLPTNARYATKDTSLPRGGGPDGQSPVYIKKGQAVLYNVHMLHRREDVWGKDSGEFKPERWEARRSGWEYLPFNGGPRICIGQQFALTEAGYVLVRMLQRFDGIEDVNADQRIRWGLTLVSAPGDTVTVRLHEASR; this is encoded by the exons ATGGGACTTAAGACACTCTTTCTGGTCCTCGCGGGCCTTACTTTCATCGCGCGCATCGTCAGCGAGAAATGGAGGCACTATCAAAATGCCAAGCGCCTGGGCTGCCGGCCAGCGCCCATGGCACCATCCCAGGACCCCCTCGCTATCGGCGATATTCTGGAGATTATCCAGGCGGACAAGAACAAGGTAGTGCCTGAGCTGCTCGAGAGCCGCACTAACATCATGCGCGACATTGCCGGACGCTACGTTTCGACCTTCCGTCTCAAGAGAGGTCTGGGCGAGAACATGCTCACATTTGACCCCGAGAACCTCCAGGCCATGTTGGCCAAGCAGTTCAAAGACTTTTCCGTTGGTGGCGAGAGACTGGGATGCATGGGCCCGTTGTTGGGCAAAGGAATC TTCATCAACGACGGCGCCGAGTGGTCGCACTCGCGTACAATGCTCCGACCCCAGTTCACCCGGGACCAGATCAGCGACCTGCGTCTGGAAGAGCGCCACGTCCAAAACGCCATGCGCGCCATACCCGCCGCCGGAAGCAACGGCTGGACCGAGGTCGACATCCAGAGCATCTACTTCCGCCTCACCCTCGACTCCGCAACCGAGCTGCTCTTCGGCGAGAGCTGCTACTCCCAGCTGGCCGCCATGGGTGACGCCGAGGACCACATGGCCAGTGGCGGCAAGGTGACCGACTTTGGCAAGTACTTTGACCGCGCCCAGTGGTACATGGCGCAGCGCCTACGTCTACCTCGCATGAAGTTCCTGTACGACGGCAAAGAGTTTCGAACCTGCTGCCAGGAGGTTCACCGTTTCGTTGACGAATGCGTCGCCAAGGCCCTGCACGAccacaagaagaagcagcagcccgAGGAGGGCGCGTCCGAGCATTACATCTTTGTCCACGCCATGGCCGCAACCACCAAGGACCCAATCGAGCTGCGCTCCCAGCTGCTCAACGTCCTGCTCGCCGGCCGCGATACCACCGCCGCGCTGCTGAGCTGGACCACCCTGCTGCTCTCCCGCCACCCAGAGGTCTTCCGTAAGCTGCGCGAggccatcatcgccgacTTCGGCACCTACGAGAACCCCCAAAACATCACCTTTGCCACCCTCAAGGCCTGCACGTACCTGCAGCAGGTTATGAGCGAGACGCTCCGCCTGTTCCCGCCCTTGCCTACCAACGCCCGCTACGCCACCAAGGACACCAGCCTGCCCCGCGGCGGCGGCCCCGACGGCCAGAGCCCCGTGTACATCAAGAAGGGCCAGGCCGTCCTGTACAACGTGCACATGTTGCACCGCCGCGAGGATGTCTGGGGCAAGGACTCGGGCGAGTTCAAGCCCGAGCGCTGGGAGGCCCGCCGCTCCGGCTGGGAGTACCTCCCCTTCAACGGTGGGCCGCGCATCTGCATTGGCCAGCAGTTCGCCCTCACTGAGGCTGGCTACGTCCTTGTCCGTATGCTCCAGCGCTTCGACGGAATTGAGGATGTCAACGCCGACCAGAGAATTAGGTGGGGCTTGACCCTGGTCAGCGCTCCTGGTGACACGGTCACGGTGCGCCTCCACGAGGCTAGCCGGTAA